From the genome of Streptomyces ficellus:
CGCAGCGCACCCCCAACCGCCAGCTCGCCGCCCTCATCGCCGAAGCCGGGTTCTCCAACGCCGGCCTCGCCAGACGCGTGGACCAGCTGGGACTCGAACACGGCCTCGACCTGCGGTACGACAAGACGTCGGTGACCCGCTGGCTGCGCGGACAGCAGCCGCGCGGCACCACACCGGCGCTGATCGCCGAGGTGTTCACCCGCCGTCTCGGCCGCCGGCTGTCCGCCCAGGACCTGGGCCTGGACGCCTGCGCGCCGGTGTACGCCGGGCTCGAGTTCGCCGCGACGCCGGAGGAGGCCGTCGACATCGTCAGCGGCCTGTGGCGCAAGGACTCCGGCAGCCACGCCGAACTCCGCAAGATCGCCTTCACCCCGGCCGGACTCGTCGTCCCCAGCCGCGACTGGCTCATCGGCCGGGCCGACGAACGCGTCGGCCGGGCCGACGAACGCGCCGGACGCCCCGATGAACGGCCGGGCCGCGCCGACGCGCCCCGCCTCGCCGAACCCCGCGTCCCCGCCCAGGGCCGCGCCCCCGCCGCCGGCCACGTCCAGGGCCGCTCACCCGCCCCCGCCGCCTCCGTACCGCGCCAGCGCTCCACCGACCGCGGCCCCGGGCAGCGCGTCACCGGCGGGGACATCGCCGCCCTGCGCTCCGTCGGCGAACTGTTCCGCACCCTCGACCACGCCTACGGCGGCGGGCACGCCCGCCAGGCCCTCGTCCGCTACCTGGAGCACGAGGCCGAGCCGATGCTGCGCGGCGTGTACGGAGAGACGGTCGGGCGCCGGCTCTTCGGCGCCGCCGCCGACCTGACCCGGCTGGCCGGCTGGACCTCGTACGACATCGCCGCCCACGGCCTCGCCCAGCGGTACTTCGTGCAGGCCCTGCGGCTCGCCCAGGCCGCCGGCGACCGCGCCTACGGCTCGTACGTCCTGATCACCATGAGCCGCCAGGCCGTCTACCTCGGCCACGGACGCGAGGCCGTGCAGCTGGCGCGCGTCGCCCAGCAGGGCGTCGGCTCCGCCGCGCCGCCCGTCGTCCAGGCCATGCTCCACGCCGTGGAGGCGCGCGGCCACGCCGTCCTCGGCGAGGTACGGGCCTGCACCTCGTCCCTCGTCAGGGCCGAGCGCGCGCTGGACGCCGCCCGGCCCGGCGACGACGTCCCGCACTGGGCGCGGTTCTTCGACGAGGCCCAGCTCGCGGACGACTTCGGCCACTGCCACCGCGACCTCCAGCAGTACCGGGCCGCCGCGCAGCACGCGGAACGCTCCCTGCAACTGCGCGCGCCCGCCTTCGCGCGCAGCCGCCTCTTCTGCCGGCTCGTCCTCGCGACCGCCCGCCTGGGCCTCGGCGAGCTGGACCAGGCGTGCGCGCTCGGCGCGGAGGCCGCCCAGCAGGCCTCCGAGATGCGCTCGGCACGGGCGGTGGAGTACGTCCGCGACTTCGAGCGTCGACTGGAGCCCTACCGGGACGCGAGCGCCGTCCGGAACTATCGGGACCGGATCGGCGCCATCGGCTAGGGCGTGTGCGTGAGGTCGCGCAGCCGTCCTAGGCGGCCGCCCGCAGCGCGGTCGTGTCGCGGGACGACGGGACCGGGACGCCGAGGTCGCGGAGCACCGCCTCCGCGGCACGGCGGCCGGACCGGTACGCGCCCTGGACGGTGCTCGTGTCGCGGTGGTCGCCGCACACATACAGCCCGCCCAGCAGCCGGACCGGCCGGAGCGGATCGTGCGGCGGGGGCATCGCCGGGACGGCCTCCGGGTCGTGGTGCACGGCCAGCGGCTCCCAGTCGTCCGTGTCGGTGCCGTACAGGGCCGCCAGGTGCCTGCGCACCCGGTGCTCGAGCCGTTCGGGCGGGGCGCCCAGCACCGTCGAGCTGACCAGCACGCGGCCGTGCGGTGCCCGCGCCGGGTCGACCTCGCTCATCACGGCCGTGTGCGACACCGGGCCCGTGCGGTCGGCGTCCAGGACGAGCGCGGCCTCCGTCGGCGGGGCGGCCGGCGCCGTGTGGTGCACCACCGTGACCGGGTGGAAGCCCGGTACGCGCAGCCCCGGCAGCAGTTCCGCCGCCGCGCGGGCGCCGGTGGCCACCACCAGGGACCGGCAGCCCAGCTCGCCGTGCTCGGCGGTGACGACCTTGTTGATGGAGGCGTCCTTGACGTGCACGCCGGTCTTCACCGTGTCCGGCGGCAGCGTCGCCGCCAGCCGCTCGGGCAGCGCGGCGGCGCCGCCCGCCGGTACGCACAGCCGGCCGCGCGCGTAGTCCCGCAGCGCGAGGTCGGCTGGGCGGCTGGACGTCGTCAGGTCCGGGTCGCACAGCAGCGCCGACAGCAGTGGGCGGACGAACCCGTTGACGGTACGCGCCGGCAGCCCGCGGCCCGCGAGCGCGTCCAGCGCCGGACGCTCGGGGCGGGCCAGCAGCCGGGCGTCCCCGGCCGCCGCGAGCCGCGCCAGCGAGGCGCCCAGCCGGGCCTGGTCCAGGGGGCGCGGCGCGCTCGCCAGGGCCCGCGCCCTGGCCCACCGGGCGGCGCTCCTGCCGACCTCTCCGGTGCGGTGCAGCCGGCCCTCGCTGTGCACCAGGACCCCCGGCTGGAAGAGCCGGAGCCCGGCGCCGCCCAGGCCGGGGTACGAGGTGCTGAGCCATTGCCCGCTCCGGTCGAGCCGGAACCCGTCGATGTGCTCGGTGGCCATCCGGCCGCCGATGTGCGAAGCGGCTTCCAGGACGCTGACGGTCACTCCCGCACTGGTCAGATGCTGAGCCGCGGCAAGGCCCGCGATTCCGGCTCCTACGATGACGACGTCCGCGTGGCGTGCGTGCTTGAGCACGTGTCCCTCCCCGGGGTGGCGGTTCGGTGCGTGGGGGGCTCATGCCCTTAACAGGGCGGAGGAATACCCGAGTTCGGGCTCCGAGCGTACGAGCGAGCGGTGTGCCTGGTCACACGCGCGCGATCGGGGTCACCGAAGCAACGGGGGTCGCACACGGCCGGAATTCCCCCGGGCGCGGCGACCCCGCCCCCCGCAGGCCGGCGCGGCCCGCGGGAACGCTGCTACGCCGCCGACGCGATCGCCGTGTCGATGGTGGGGAACGCGAAGCGGAAGCCCGAGCCGAGGAGCCGGGTGGGGAGCACGCGCTGGCTGCCGAGGACGTCGGAGGCGAAGTCGCCGAGGGCGACCCGGAGGGCCGGGGCCGGGACGTGGAGGAAGGCGGGGCGGCGCAGGACGCGGCCCATCGCGGCGGTGACCTCCCGGTTGGTGACCGGGTCCGGGGCGGTGAGGTTCACCGGGCCGGCGAGCGACTCGGTGTCGAGGATGTGCCGCAGTGCGGCCACCTCGTCGTGCAGGGAGATGAAGCTCCAGTACTGCTCACCGTCGCCGAGCCGGCCGCCCAGCCCGGCGCGGAACAGCGGGAACAGCCGCCCCCACGCGCCGCCCTCGCGCGCCACCACCAGGCCGGTGCGGGCGTACGCGACACGGATCCCCGCCTCCTCCGCGGCCGCCGCGGCCTCCTCCCACTCGACGCACACG
Proteins encoded in this window:
- a CDS encoding regulator — its product is MTDRPPQRTPNRQLAALIAEAGFSNAGLARRVDQLGLEHGLDLRYDKTSVTRWLRGQQPRGTTPALIAEVFTRRLGRRLSAQDLGLDACAPVYAGLEFAATPEEAVDIVSGLWRKDSGSHAELRKIAFTPAGLVVPSRDWLIGRADERVGRADERAGRPDERPGRADAPRLAEPRVPAQGRAPAAGHVQGRSPAPAASVPRQRSTDRGPGQRVTGGDIAALRSVGELFRTLDHAYGGGHARQALVRYLEHEAEPMLRGVYGETVGRRLFGAAADLTRLAGWTSYDIAAHGLAQRYFVQALRLAQAAGDRAYGSYVLITMSRQAVYLGHGREAVQLARVAQQGVGSAAPPVVQAMLHAVEARGHAVLGEVRACTSSLVRAERALDAARPGDDVPHWARFFDEAQLADDFGHCHRDLQQYRAAAQHAERSLQLRAPAFARSRLFCRLVLATARLGLGELDQACALGAEAAQQASEMRSARAVEYVRDFERRLEPYRDASAVRNYRDRIGAIG
- a CDS encoding NAD(P)/FAD-dependent oxidoreductase, producing MLKHARHADVVIVGAGIAGLAAAQHLTSAGVTVSVLEAASHIGGRMATEHIDGFRLDRSGQWLSTSYPGLGGAGLRLFQPGVLVHSEGRLHRTGEVGRSAARWARARALASAPRPLDQARLGASLARLAAAGDARLLARPERPALDALAGRGLPARTVNGFVRPLLSALLCDPDLTTSSRPADLALRDYARGRLCVPAGGAAALPERLAATLPPDTVKTGVHVKDASINKVVTAEHGELGCRSLVVATGARAAAELLPGLRVPGFHPVTVVHHTAPAAPPTEAALVLDADRTGPVSHTAVMSEVDPARAPHGRVLVSSTVLGAPPERLEHRVRRHLAALYGTDTDDWEPLAVHHDPEAVPAMPPPHDPLRPVRLLGGLYVCGDHRDTSTVQGAYRSGRRAAEAVLRDLGVPVPSSRDTTALRAAA
- a CDS encoding TIGR01777 family oxidoreductase; this translates as MKNIGIARVAVTGSSGLIGTALVRSLRADGHEVVRLVRRPARSGDEVEWDPRRQYVDAAGLAGCDAVVHLAGAGVGERRWTEAYKKEIRDSRVLGTAAIAEAVASLDVPPKVLLCGTALGYYGDTGSRAVDETAPAGDGFLPSVCVEWEEAAAAAEEAGIRVAYARTGLVVAREGGAWGRLFPLFRAGLGGRLGDGEQYWSFISLHDEVAALRHILDTESLAGPVNLTAPDPVTNREVTAAMGRVLRRPAFLHVPAPALRVALGDFASDVLGSQRVLPTRLLGSGFRFAFPTIDTAIASAA